A window of the Rhizobium viscosum genome harbors these coding sequences:
- a CDS encoding tagatose kinase, whose amino-acid sequence MVSVLAPDHLGPTVCVGEILVEIVATTVGDGFREAQPLIGPFASGAPAIFISQCGRLGGAAAMVGAVGNDDFGHVNIDRLRRDGVDVSTISIDPDYPTGSAFVRYRKDGSRDFVYNIARSAAARFGWSQGVRDLINRSGHLHVMGSALSVPSAREVIDKAVDIVKARGGTLSVDPNIRKELQLDEDTERRFARLVSAADLLLPSGEELERAASVSGEAEAIRRLFEVGVKEIVLKRGSLGATYFGRDGDRIDAPAFLVDEVDPTGAGDCFGGAYLTCRRLGMSPDEALTYGSAAGARNVTIRGPMEGAGTRQELDAFIASTERRS is encoded by the coding sequence CGGTTTGCGTCGGCGAGATTCTCGTGGAGATCGTTGCCACGACGGTTGGAGACGGCTTTCGCGAGGCCCAGCCGCTCATCGGCCCGTTTGCCAGCGGGGCGCCGGCGATCTTCATCTCGCAATGCGGCCGGCTCGGCGGAGCAGCAGCAATGGTGGGGGCCGTCGGCAACGACGACTTCGGTCACGTCAATATTGATCGCCTCAGGCGTGATGGCGTCGATGTGTCGACCATTTCCATCGACCCAGACTATCCGACAGGAAGCGCCTTCGTCCGCTACCGCAAGGACGGCTCCCGCGACTTTGTCTACAATATCGCCAGGTCCGCGGCTGCCCGCTTCGGCTGGTCTCAGGGCGTCCGCGATCTCATCAACCGCAGCGGACACCTCCACGTCATGGGGTCGGCGCTGTCCGTTCCAAGCGCGCGGGAGGTGATCGACAAGGCGGTCGACATCGTGAAGGCGCGAGGCGGCACGCTCTCGGTCGATCCGAACATCCGCAAGGAATTGCAGCTCGATGAGGATACCGAGCGCCGATTTGCCAGGCTTGTCAGCGCCGCCGATCTTCTCCTGCCGTCAGGGGAAGAGCTTGAGCGGGCTGCGAGCGTCTCGGGCGAAGCCGAGGCGATCCGCCGTCTTTTCGAAGTTGGTGTGAAGGAGATCGTGCTGAAGCGCGGATCGCTGGGTGCGACCTATTTCGGCAGGGACGGGGACCGGATCGATGCTCCTGCATTCCTCGTCGATGAGGTCGATCCGACCGGTGCCGGCGACTGCTTCGGCGGGGCCTACCTTACCTGCCGGCGGCTCGGAATGTCGCCGGACGAGGCTCTCACCTATGGTTCGGCCGCAGGCGCTCGCAATGTGACGATCCGCGGACCGATGGAGGGCGCCGGCACGCGCCAGGAACTCGACGCCTTCATCGCCTCAACGGAAAGGCGCTCCTGA